One stretch of Hevea brasiliensis isolate MT/VB/25A 57/8 chromosome 12, ASM3005281v1, whole genome shotgun sequence DNA includes these proteins:
- the LOC110659577 gene encoding LOW QUALITY PROTEIN: oligopeptide transporter 2 (The sequence of the model RefSeq protein was modified relative to this genomic sequence to represent the inferred CDS: substituted 1 base at 1 genomic stop codon) has product MASLEIEDDANAAAAKTPKPPISHQDNDDDESPIEEVRLTVSNHDDPTLPVWTFRMWFLGIISCVLLSFLNTFFAYRTEPLTISMISVQVATLPIGRFMARTLPTAKFRIPGFGNKXLSLNPGPFNIKEHVLISIFANVGSNAGGGAAYAISIIDIIVAFYRRKISFLASWILVITTQVLGYGWAGIMRKFVVDPAHMWWPISLVQVSLFRALHEKDSNRMSRGKFFLIALICSFSWYSFPGYLFPTLSTISWVCWVFPKSVTAQQIGSGMKGLGLGAFAIDWSVIASYLGSPLITPFFAIVNIIVGYIAMIYVIMPIAYWGFNTYDAKKFPIVSSHLFNHQGELYNVSAIVNNKFEIDLPTYQKQGHLYLSSFFAITYGIGFAAIVSTLMHVALFNGKEILQQFRASYEGKEDIHTRLMKKYKGIPNWWFYLMLVFSLALSLYLCIFMKDQIQMPWWGLIFAVVIALTFTLPISIITATTNQSPGLNIITEYLMGVILPGRPIANVCFKTYGYISMSQAVSFLADFKLGHYMKIPPRSMFLVQSIGTVISGTVNTAVAWWLLTTVENICQDNLLPPNSPWTCPGDRVFYDASVIWGLVGPKRIFGSLGNYSVLNWFFLGGATGPVIVWLLHKAFPKQKWIALINLPVLLGATAIMPPATTVNFNCWIVIGIIFNYFIFKYHKKWWQRYNYILSAALDAGLAFMGVLLYFTLTMEDISVSWWGSEGENCPLASCPTAKGIVVDGCPVY; this is encoded by the exons ATGGCTTCTCTCGAAATAGAAGACGACGCCAACGCTGCCGCCGCCAAGACGCCAAAGCCACCAATCTCCCACCAAGACAACGACGACGACGAATCCCCAATTGAGGAGGTCCGGCTCACCGTCTCCAACCATGACGACCCCACACTCCCCGTATGGACCTTCCGCATGTGGTTTCTGGGCATCATATCCTGCGTCCTCCTCTCcttcctcaacactttcttcgCCTACCGCACAGAGCCTCTCACCATTTCTATGATCTCCGTACAGGTCGCCACCCTCCCAATCGGGCGGTTCATGGCCAGAACGCTTCCCACAGCCAAGTTTCGAATTCCTGGATTCGGAAACAAGTAGTTGTCGCTTAATCCGGGGCCGTTTAATATAAAAGAGCATGTGCTGATTTCGATATTTGCTAATGTGGGATCGAATGCAGGAGGAGGCGCTGCTTATGCAATTAGTATCATTGACATTATCGTGGCTTTCTATCGTAGGAAGATTTCCTTCTTGGCTAGTTGGATTCTCGTCATCACCACCCAG GTATTGGGATATGGATGGGCTGGGATTATGAGGAAATTCGTGGTGGATCCTGCCCATATGTGGTGGCCGATTAGTCTTGTTCAGGTTTCCCTTTTTag GGCTCTGCACGAAAAAGACAGCAATCGAATGTCGCGAGGTAAATTCTTCTTGATTGCGCTGATCTGCAGCTTCTCCTGGTACTCGTTTCCTGGATACCTTTTCCCAACTTTGTCAACCATTTCATGGGTCTGTTGGGTATTCCCCAAGTCAGTAACAGCCCAGCAGATTGGCTCAGGCATGAAGGGTCTCGGTCTTGGAGCTTTTGCAATTGACTGGTCTGTCATAGCTTCATACCTAGGCAGCCCCCTTATCACTCCATTCTTTGCCATTGTCAATATCATTGTGGGCTATATTGCAATGATATATGTGATAATGCCAATAGCTTATTGGGGCTTTAATACATACGACGCAAAGAAGTTCCCAATTGTCTCCTCACATTTATTCAATCACCAAGGAGAGTTATATAATGTATCTGCCATTGTCAACAATAAGTTTGAGATAGACCTTCCAACATATCAGAAGCAAGGGCATCTGTACCTGAGTTCCTTCTTTGCAATTACATATGGGATTGGTTTTGCTGCAATTGTTTCCACCCTGATGCATGTAGCTTTGTTTAATGGAAA GGAGATACTTCAACAGTTCCGAGCTTCATATGAAGGAAAGGAAGATATACACACAAGattaatgaaaaaatataaaGGCATACCTAATTGGTGGTTTTACCTGATGCTTGTGTTTTCATTAGCACTGTCTCTATATTTATGCATTTTCATGAAAGATCAGATACAAATGCCATGGTGGGGACTCATTTTTGCAGTAGTAATTGCTTTGACTTTCACGCTTCCAATTAGCATTATAACTGCCACAACGAATCAG TCACCAGGACTAAACATCATCACAGAGTACCTCATGGGTGTTATATTACCTGGCAGACCGATAGCCAACGTTTGCTTCAAAACCTATGGCTATATAAGCATGAGTCAGGCAGTTTCCTTTCTCGCTGATTTTAAGCTAGGGCACTACATGAAGATTCCACCAAGATCAATGTTTTTAGTGCAG TCCATAGGCACTGTAATATCAGGAACAGTGAACACTGCGGTGGCATGGTGGCTGCTGACCACGGTTGAAAACATATGTCAGGATAATCTACTCCCTCCAAACAGTCCCTGGACATGTCCCGGAGACCGTGTTTTCTATGATGCATCTGTCATCTGGGGTTTGGTTGGACCTAAGCGAATCTTTGGCAGTCTTGGAAACTACTCGGTACTCAATTGGTTTTTCCTTGGAGGTGCAACAGGACCTGTCATCGTATGGCTTTTGCACAAAGCTTTTCCCAAGCAGAAATGGATTGCCCTGATTAATCTTCCGGTACTCTTGGGAGCAACAGCTATAATGCCACCAGCTACAACTGTGAACTTCAATTGCTGGATTGTGATTGGAATAATTTTCAACTACTTCATCTTTAAGTACCACAAGAAGTGGTGGCAGAGGTATAATTATATCCTTTCAGCAGCTTTGGATGCAGGTTTGGCTTTCATGGGGGTTCTTCTATACTTCACTTTGACGATGGAGGACATATCCGTATCCTGGTGGGGTAGTGAGGGTGAGAATTGTCCCCTGGCTTCATGCCCAACTGCCAAAGGTATTGTTGTTGATGGATGTCCCGTTTATTAG
- the LOC110659578 gene encoding oligopeptide transporter 4 codes for MGTVEIEAPPSKKLADEDEISPIEQVRLTVPDTDDPSLPVWTFRMWFLGLFSCCLLSFLNQFFAYRTEPLIITQITVQVATLPIGRFMAAVLPKRKFNIPGFGAREFCLNPGPFNVKEHVLITIFANAGSAFGAGSAYAVGIVNIIKAFYGRNISFFSSWILIISTQVLGYGWAGLLRKYVVEPAHMWWPGTLVQISLFTTLHEKEDTENQHRVSRVKFFVIALTCSFIWYLFPGYLFQTLQSMAWVCWAFPKSVTAQQLGSGMRGLGLGALTLDWSTIASFLFSPLLSPFFAIVNVFIGYVFIMYVVTPVAYWGLNLYDAKTYPIFSSHLFDAQGARYNFTAIINDKFELDLAQYEQHGRVHLSTFFAVTYGFGFATIAATLTHVALFYGREIYERYKASYKGKEDIHTRLMKNYKDIPAWWFYVLLFVTIVLSLALCIFLKKDVQMPWWGLLFAAALAFIFTLPISIITATTNQTPGLNIITEYIMGIIYPGRPIANVCFKTFGYMSMAQAVSFLSDFKLGHYMKIPPRSMFLVQFIGTIIAGTINLCVAWWLLNSIENICQDNLLPSNSPWTCPGDRVFFDASVIWGLVGPKRIFGSQGEYSALNWFFLGGLLGPCIVWLLHKAFPSQSWIPLINLPVLLGATAAMPPATAINFNSWILVGTIFNFFVFRYRKSWWQRYNYVLSAALDAGVAFMAVLIYLTVGIEDINLHWWGSDPNIDPEHCPLASCPTAKGISTDGCPTF; via the exons aTGGGAACTGTGGAGATTGAAGCTCCACCAAGCAAGAAACTCGCAGACGAGGATGAGATCTCTCCAATAGAGCAAGTCCGTTTAACTGTACCGGACACTGACGACCCTTCTCTCCCAGTATGGACTTTCAGGATGTGGTTCTTGGGGCTTTTCTCCTGCTGTCTCCTCTCATTCTTGAACCAGTTCTTCGCCTATCGCACAGAGCCTCTCATCATCACCCAGATCACCGTCCAGGTGGCAACTCTACCCATCGGACGTTTCATGGCTGCTGTTCTTCCTAAAAGGAAGTTCAATATTCCAGGGTTCGGGGCTAGGGAGTTCTGCCTTAACCCAGGTCCATTTAACGTGAAAGAGCATGTTTTGATAACTATATTTGCTAATGCTGGGAGTGCATTTGGGGCTGGTTCCGCTTATGCTGTTGGGATTGTTAATATTATCAAGGCGTTTTATGGCAGAAATAtctcctttttctcttcttgGATTCTTATCATCAGCACACAG GTTTTAGGATATGGTTGGGCTGGACTCTTGAGAAAATACGTGGTGGAGCCGGCTCACATGTGGTGGCCAGGAACCCTCGTTCAGATCTCACTTTTCAC GACATTGCATGAAAAAGAAGACACAGAAAACCAGCACCGTGTATCGCGAGTGAAATTCTTTGTGATTGCACTAACATGTAGCTTTATCTGGTACTTGTTTCCGGGGTACTTGTTCCAAACATTACAAAGCATGGCATGGGTATGCTGGGCTTTCCCCAAGTCGGTCACTGCCCAGCAACTAGGGTCCGGTATGAGAGGATTAGGGCTCGGTGCCCTGACACTGGACTGGTCAACAATAGCTTCCTTCTTGTTTAGCCCTCTCTTGAGTCCCTTTTTTGCCATTGTAAATGTGTTCATAGGATATGTCTTCATCATGTATGTGGTGACCCCAGTAGCTTACTGGGGTCTAAATCTATATGATGCCAAAACATATCCAATATTTTCTTCTCACTTGTTCGATGCACAGGGTGCAAGGTACAACTTTACAGCCATCATTAATGACAAGTTCGAGTTAGATTTGGCACAATATGAGCAGCATGGGAGAGTCCATTTGAGCACCTTCTTTgctgtcacctatggatttggattTGCCACGATTGCAGCCACATTGACTCATGTGGCCTTGTTCTATGGAAG GGAAATATATGAACGATACAAGGCCTCTTATAAAGGAAAGGAAGATATTCACACTAGACTAATGAAGAACTACAAGGACATACCTGCTTGGTGGTTTTATGTGCTTCTTTTTGTGACAATTGTACTCTCCCTTGCACTTTGCATTTTCCTGAAAAAGGATGTTCAAATGCCATGGTGGGGACTACTATTTGCAGCTGCCCTTGCCTTCATCTTCACCCTTCCTATTAGCATCATCACTGCCACCACTAATCAG ACGCCTGGGCTTAATATCATCACTGAGTATATCATGGGAATTATATACCCTGGAAGGCCTATAGCCAATGTATGCTTCAAAACTTTTGGATACATGAGCATGGCTCAGGCAGTTTCCTTTCTTAGTGATTTCAAGCTAGGCCATTACATGAAGATCCCTCCAAGATCTATGTTTCTTGTTCAG TTTATTGGAACCATCATAGCTGGAACAATAAACCTCTGTGTTGCATGGTGGCTTCTAAATAGTATTGAAAACATATGTCAAGATAACCTCCTTCCCTCGAACAGTCCTTGGACTTGCCCCGGTGATCGTGTCTTCTTCGATGCATCTGTCATATGGGGCTTGGTAGGACCTAAGAGGATTTTTGGTTCTCAAGGAGAATATTCTGCACTTAACTGGTTCTTCCTGGGAGGATTACTGGGACCATGTATAGTATGGCTCTTACACAAGGCATTCCCAAGCCAATCTTGGATACCTCTCATTAATCTGCCAGTGCTCCTGGGAGCAACTGCTGCTATGCCCCCAGCAACTGCAATTAACTTCAACTCATGGATTTTGGTGGGAACCATCTTCAACTTTTTCGTCTTCAGGTACCGAAAGAGCTGGTGGCAGAGGTATAACTACGTCTTATCTGCAGCTTTGGATGCAGGAGTTGCATTCATGGCAGTTCTTATTTACTTAACAGTGGGCATTGAAGATATTAACTTGCACTGGTGGGGCTCTGACCCTAATATTGACCCAGAGCACTGTCCTTTGGCATCCTGTCCCACGGCAAAGGGTATATCTACTGATGGGTGCCCAACATTCTAG